The genomic window CCCTGTAGCCAGTTCTCGACGCCCTCGCGGTCGGCGAGCATGATGCCGTCTTTGCGCGCCTTGACTTTCCCCAGGTTCACGGTGATAGAGCCGGTCGCGACGCCGTATTCGGTGCCGCGCCGGGCCAGGTGCGCGGCGTGCGCGCTGGCCACCAGCGTCTTGGTCGGAATACAGCCGTTGTTGACGCAGGTGCCGCCGATCAGTTTGCGCTCGACTACCGCGACGCTCTGCCCGGCCGCCGCCAACCGCCCCGCAAGTGGGGGCCCGGCCTGGCCCGCTCCAATGATGATCGCGTCGAAATGCCTTGTCACTTAACGCCCGACACGACGTAGTCCAAAAGGACGTGGTGCGTGACGGCGAGAATTGCGAACCCGCCCAGAATCGCGACGGCGTCCTCCAACAGCGCGATCGGCAGGTCCTGCCCCCCGCGAGCGGCGACCAGCCGCTTGCGGGCGTGATACCCGCCGAGGGTGCCGAGCGCCGCGCCGATCACGCCGGCACCCAGCGCGGTGAAGGTCCAGTGCGGCCAGGCGCCGAGGGCCGCGCCGGCTAACCCACCCATCAGCAGCCGAGCGCCGAACGCGGGCGGCGACGTACGCGGCGGCGTCTTGGGCAGCTTGTCGGTGACGAGTTCGGCGATGGCCAGAACCGTCAAGATCACGACCGTGATCGTGTTGCCCAACCAGGACGCCCAGGTGTGACTGAGATCGATCCAGCCGAGAACCGCGGGGGTGGCCGCCCACGCCACCACGGCGGGAGCCGTCAGGGAACGCAACCCGGCGACAACACCAATAAGCAATGCCAGCAGCACGATGAGTACGTGTGTCACGGAAACCTCCTGGGGACGAATAGCCCGTCGACGGTCGGGGGACAGCCCTCCCGTCACGCAGGCAGTCCCGCTACGGCGGACGCTAACACAGGCGTGACGTCAAAACACGATCAGAATCGACAAAATCTGATGTCAGAAGCCAGGATTGCTTTCGCCCCGATGGCGGCCAGCTCGTCCATGACTTCGTTGACGCCCCGGCGCGGCACCAACGCGCGGATCGCGACCCAGTCCGGGTCGGCGAGCGGGGCGATGGTCGGTGATTCCAGCCCCGGCGTGATCGACGTGGCCTTGTCGAGCACCGAGCGCGGGCAGTCGTAGTCCAGCATCAGGTACTGCTGCCCGAACACCACCCCCTGAATCCGGGCGACCAGCTGATCGCGGGCCGCCTGCGCCGCGCCGTGGCCGGCCGCGTCGACGCGCTCGATCAGCACGGCTTCCGAATCGCACAGCGGGTCACCGAATGCTTCCAGGTCATGCAGGCTCAGCGTGCGTCCCGACCCCACCACGTCGGCGATGGCATCGGCCACCCCGAGCTGGATCGAGATCTCCACCGCACCGTCGAGTCTGATGACGGTGGCTTCAATTCCCCTGTCTGCCAGATCTTTTCGAACCAGATTCGGGTAGGCGGTGGCAATCCGCTTGCCGGCCAGATCCGCCGTCGTCCACTCCCGGCCGGCGGGACCGGCATACCGGAAGCTGGACGATCCGAAACCCAGCGCCAGGCATTCGCGCACCGGCGCATCGGAATCGAGCACCAGATCCCGTCCGGTGATCCCGAAATCTAGCTCGCCGGAACCGACGTAGATGGCAATGTCTTTGGGCCGCAGGAAAAAGAACTCGACATGGTTGACACGGTCGATGACGGTGAGGTCCTTGGAATCGGTGCGTCGCCGGTAGCCGGCCTCCGAAAGGATTTCGGAGGCCGGCTCGCTCAGCGTCCCCTTGTTGGGAACCGCGACCCGCAACATGCTCACAGCTTC from Mycobacterium shigaense includes these protein-coding regions:
- a CDS encoding DUF4126 domain-containing protein, producing the protein MTHVLIVLLALLIGVVAGLRSLTAPAVVAWAATPAVLGWIDLSHTWASWLGNTITVVILTVLAIAELVTDKLPKTPPRTSPPAFGARLLMGGLAGAALGAWPHWTFTALGAGVIGAALGTLGGYHARKRLVAARGGQDLPIALLEDAVAILGGFAILAVTHHVLLDYVVSGVK
- the hisG gene encoding ATP phosphoribosyltransferase, which translates into the protein MLRVAVPNKGTLSEPASEILSEAGYRRRTDSKDLTVIDRVNHVEFFFLRPKDIAIYVGSGELDFGITGRDLVLDSDAPVRECLALGFGSSSFRYAGPAGREWTTADLAGKRIATAYPNLVRKDLADRGIEATVIRLDGAVEISIQLGVADAIADVVGSGRTLSLHDLEAFGDPLCDSEAVLIERVDAAGHGAAQAARDQLVARIQGVVFGQQYLMLDYDCPRSVLDKATSITPGLESPTIAPLADPDWVAIRALVPRRGVNEVMDELAAIGAKAILASDIRFCRF